One genomic segment of Scyliorhinus canicula chromosome 10, sScyCan1.1, whole genome shotgun sequence includes these proteins:
- the fbxo32 gene encoding F-box only protein 32 — MPFLGQDWRSPGQSWVKTGSGWKRSSDETNNNVTPLNSFCDEEEFNKENFLNSVGYDVMTKKRKKDLLNNNTKIQYFHQETWISVHKGSTKERHGYCTLGEAFNRLDFSSAILDGRRFNYVVRLLELIAKSQLTSLSGIAQKNYMNILEKVVQKVLENHQDIRLIKELLNSLYTTLCALVNGVGKCVLVGNINTWVYRMDTIIHWQQQLNNIHIIRPLSTGLTLTDLPMCLQLNIMERLSDGRDIVNLGQVAPTLQVLSEDRLLWKRLCRYHFTERQIRKRLILSEKGHLDWKKMYFKLGRCYPKKEQYGDTLQFCRHCHILFWKDTNHPCTANDPEGSYTSILPLDFISLFKF; from the exons ATGCCGTTTTTGGGACAGGACTGGAGATCTCCCGGCCAGAGCTGGGTGAAAACTGGCAGCGGCTGGAAAAGATCCAGCGATGAGACCAACAATAATGTAACCCCTCTGAACAG TTTCTGTGATGAGGAGGAGTTTAATAAGGAGAACTTTCTGAACAGCGTTGGATACGACGTGATgacaaagaagagaaagaaggacTTGTTGAATAACAACACGAAGATCCAAT ATTTCCACCAAGAGACTTGGATTTCTGTTCATAAAGGCAGCACCAAGGAG CGTCATGGTTATTGCACCTTGGGCGAAGCTTTCAACCGTTTAGACTTTTCCAGTGCTATTCTTGATGGCAGGCGATTTAACTATGTTGTGAGG CTGCTGGAGCTAATTGCCAAATCGCAACTCACGTCCCTCAGTGGGATTGCCCAGAAAAACTACATGAACATTCTGGAGAAAGTCGTACAGAAAG TGCTTGAAAACCATCAGGATATTCGACTAATTAAGGAGCTGCTGAACAGTCTTTACACGACCCTCTGTGCGTTGGTGAATGGCGTGGGGAAATGTGTACTGGTGGGAAACATTAACACCTGGGTGTACAGAATGGACACCATCATTCACTGGCAGCAGCAGCTGAACAACATTCATATCATCAGA CCTCTGTCCACAGGACTGACCCTCACCGACCTACCAATGTGCCTGCAGTTGAACATCATGGAGAGGTTGTCCGATGGAAGAGACATTGTCAATCTGGGACAGGTGGCTCCAACCCTGCAAGTGCTGAGCGAGGATCGCCTCCTCTGGAAGAGACTGTGCCGCTATCACTTCACAGAGCGCCAG ATTCGCAAACGTCTCATTTTATCTGAGAAAGGCCACTTGGACTGGAAGAAGATGTACTTTAAGCTCGGGCGATGCTACCCAAAGAAAGAACAGTACGGGGACACACTGCAATTCTGCCGACACTGTCACATCCTCTTCTGGAAG GATACAAACCACCCTTGCACAGCCAATGACCCAGAAGGTTCTTACACTTCCATCTTACCGCTTGACTTCATCAGTCTCTTCAAGTTCTGA